A DNA window from Caulobacter mirabilis contains the following coding sequences:
- a CDS encoding YDG domain-containing protein, protein MTPSSAIFSIALRQASARRTRLLAASALSGVAAMLAQPSHAGTLPGIPGAGNITVSPGGSQPLISFPDAITLQVDLNAPRTVINWSSLHVSSGDTIDFLFDAASDIVLNKTTSQIRIDNGGAITGKVGVATGGNIWFYSPQGVIVSPGATMSAGGFVFAGGTGLNDTTFVNAADPTAVLRAASSGLIRMTTVSTATSASINAAGDVVLSASSGALSVQTAYGATTSISTTSGSITASEVTATAGAATVTAGGPGATVTQITGATGVTVSSNNNSSVGLATTTTSGDILITSNGSASLTLGNSARDITLSAPQVFVSTLDAVRSVYVTGTTQAYVTNRIFAGDDIEITADGNVVAGGAYLKSTGLGAVGDAHILLRSTNGSVAANNTLLTQGTGAAAGDIVIEAATTASLGTAASTRDIKVTGPGGASLSNGAAARDILVTATGGTASVATANAGRNLTWTASDDLSLTGSYSAAGTATLISSSGALNQTAGAVTAGRLDATSATGVTLGAANRIDVVANLQGGLGDVVLNNAKALSITGDVSGRDVTIVTTADALSVGSLAQIQATSDLVLTGATGFTSTTGAGGLVSGADSVTVTATTGDASVASVTSGGPVLVQALAGGAALRQATLAGGGALSVTATGAATLGADSLAGISAGNTVSRTGGFGTIDVVSSGGDARVFLAGLDGGLTSVVANTATGTASIGVDSGFTVGTVGGHNVGLYADSGVVDAGAITVGGGDYTARAADWAGVALNPGGTIRNLSITDTAGGLVLTHALTATGNLTLEANDPLTSAFALIAGGDVEVTAAGDVDLASAAAGDDITIRSTGGRAVLRSADLTGAGAGRDLSIIAAGDAVLGDPDYSAITAANVFSRSGGGAGSARIKSAGGAAIAHLDASEAIDLLEGTSVDVTIVNGPGRFGTLTALSGDIYAEVLNGALTVGTVTASVGDVGLYDSGGDLTITGSVHGGGRVHIETDGLLDGTLASLVSSGGDLELFGKAVDLGRITAGGALDVVALDGSAMVRLAQAGQTVQVISLTGDATLRAAEAPDGIAVVADGKATFGADDKASITAANYAVNDASCACGPGPGGLQVISFNGDAVVNVDTTSNGIAVLGASIGGAATAVQKTGDLKIDELAGHNIAVEVMGGALETGSTVSSGGDYTITAQDFRGDALTPTLFFGGIGDVTITDTLGDLDLGASVIHAGRKLTIIAQDGAVVGLAQLDAGTGIGDGEISVTGQGVSLDAVTSDGKVSLDGGTGLVNVATRVTVAGDYSLAGGGFSAAALTPLGAKAGTWTLTDKVGDFDFTGTPLRYGGDILLTVIAGAAIGGDIASDTGDIRVAAQAGRLGALDAANGQVVATAATGGMTVASARASDLIQISAAAGGAGLGAAILEGVGTNSLRVQSSNGDVVLGAGTPGAITPANVIASAGAVTTVEARSSTGKVDINLDRTNVALTTVEGQGAVKVAVANGALTIGQLTAGAASQVHGGGDVRLVSAAVAGDLSVRSATGNLRFGDATPGRVIAVGGALSLEAAADIAQQGVLRADSLSVAAGTGVVLLGANRVNHLDAVTVGGGGFAFNDTVGFDIRGPITAAGQTVDLRSAGAIGQAAAGIVTSQRLTGSSVGGAGFGAPNQVVQLGDFTNTGGLFKLVNGRALAIDGTVRSTGSVALTSHGGMSFTTLGTVTADGAGDAVILASDGMFANGRGADAVAATNAGGRWLIYTQAVGSPTGSTAGNSFNGLAGKSFYGSAYDFGTETFALTPNAGNRFVYAYRPTLTVTPNSLVVTYNGGIPAVSATITGLVNGDAAADAWSGAPTVSGATSKNVGTYVLTAAAGSLASDLNYAFAYGTGTLRIDAKTITGLLDANDKTYDRTTVATGSIGLTGVVAGDDVSAAGTYAFADRNAGAGKTVTASGVTLSGADAGNYILSPVAAAQADIFKKVVTGVLTASNKIYDGSTTATGSIGLTGVIAGDVVSASGAYAFADRNAGAGKVVTVSGAALSGLDAGNYDLGPVAAALADILRRQVTVTADDRFKMFGEVDPALTYRVTVGSLVAGDAFSGGLVRGVGETPGDYGITRGTLGLSANYEVTFVGAVFTIDPLPMKEQDGSAILRSLIQSPDFTLDWDPEPHLKTQGTICPDEGCAPLAALVQHGVGQ, encoded by the coding sequence ATGACCCCGTCCAGCGCGATCTTCTCCATCGCTCTCCGCCAGGCTTCGGCGCGTCGCACCCGCCTGCTGGCGGCCTCGGCCCTCAGCGGCGTGGCCGCGATGCTGGCCCAGCCGAGCCACGCCGGCACCCTGCCGGGCATACCGGGAGCAGGGAACATCACGGTCTCGCCTGGCGGGTCGCAGCCGCTCATCAGCTTTCCTGACGCCATCACCCTGCAGGTCGACCTCAACGCGCCCCGGACGGTCATCAACTGGTCCAGCCTGCACGTCAGCAGCGGCGACACGATCGACTTCCTCTTCGACGCGGCCAGCGACATCGTTCTGAACAAGACGACCAGCCAGATCCGCATCGACAACGGCGGAGCCATCACCGGCAAGGTCGGCGTGGCGACCGGCGGCAATATCTGGTTCTACTCGCCGCAGGGGGTGATCGTTTCGCCGGGTGCGACCATGAGCGCCGGGGGCTTCGTCTTCGCTGGCGGAACCGGCCTGAACGACACGACGTTCGTCAACGCCGCCGATCCGACGGCGGTCCTCCGCGCGGCGTCCAGCGGCCTGATCCGGATGACGACGGTCTCGACGGCGACCAGCGCCTCGATCAACGCCGCCGGCGACGTGGTGCTGAGCGCCTCCTCCGGCGCCCTCAGCGTCCAGACGGCCTATGGCGCGACCACGTCGATCAGCACGACCAGCGGCTCGATCACCGCCAGCGAGGTCACGGCGACCGCCGGCGCGGCCACGGTCACGGCCGGCGGGCCCGGCGCCACCGTCACCCAGATCACCGGCGCCACCGGCGTCACGGTCTCGTCGAACAACAACAGCTCGGTCGGATTGGCCACCACCACGACCTCGGGCGACATCCTGATCACCAGCAACGGATCGGCCTCGCTCACCCTGGGCAACTCGGCGCGGGACATCACGCTCAGCGCGCCGCAGGTGTTCGTGAGCACGCTGGACGCGGTGCGCAGCGTCTATGTGACCGGCACGACCCAGGCGTATGTGACCAACCGGATCTTCGCGGGCGACGACATCGAGATCACCGCCGACGGAAACGTCGTGGCCGGCGGCGCCTATCTGAAGTCGACCGGCCTGGGCGCCGTCGGCGACGCGCACATTCTCCTGCGTTCGACGAACGGTTCTGTCGCCGCCAACAACACGCTCCTGACCCAAGGGACCGGGGCGGCGGCCGGCGACATCGTCATCGAAGCCGCGACGACCGCCAGCCTCGGCACGGCCGCCTCGACCCGTGACATCAAGGTGACCGGCCCCGGCGGCGCCAGCCTGAGCAACGGCGCGGCCGCGCGCGACATCCTCGTCACCGCGACTGGCGGAACCGCCAGCGTGGCGACGGCTAACGCGGGACGCAACCTGACCTGGACGGCCAGCGACGACCTGTCCTTGACGGGGAGCTACAGCGCCGCCGGCACGGCCACGCTGATCTCATCGAGCGGGGCGCTGAACCAGACCGCCGGCGCCGTCACCGCCGGACGCCTGGACGCGACGAGCGCCACGGGCGTGACCCTGGGCGCCGCCAACAGGATCGACGTCGTGGCCAACCTTCAAGGCGGCCTCGGCGACGTCGTGTTGAACAACGCCAAGGCGCTGTCGATCACCGGGGATGTCTCGGGGCGGGACGTCACGATCGTGACCACGGCCGATGCGTTGTCGGTCGGCTCGCTGGCGCAGATTCAGGCGACGAGCGACCTCGTCCTCACTGGCGCGACCGGTTTCACCAGCACCACCGGCGCCGGAGGGCTGGTTTCGGGCGCCGACAGCGTCACGGTGACGGCGACCACCGGGGACGCCTCGGTCGCGTCGGTCACGTCCGGCGGCCCGGTTCTGGTCCAGGCCCTGGCGGGCGGGGCTGCGTTGCGCCAGGCGACCCTCGCCGGCGGCGGGGCGCTCTCGGTGACGGCGACGGGCGCGGCCACTCTGGGCGCCGACAGCCTGGCCGGTATCTCGGCCGGCAACACCGTCAGCCGCACGGGTGGCTTCGGAACCATCGACGTCGTCTCGTCGGGCGGAGACGCACGGGTTTTCCTGGCCGGTCTCGACGGCGGCCTGACCTCGGTCGTCGCCAACACCGCGACCGGAACCGCCTCGATCGGCGTCGACAGCGGCTTCACCGTCGGGACGGTCGGCGGCCATAACGTTGGACTCTACGCGGACAGCGGCGTCGTCGATGCTGGCGCGATCACCGTCGGCGGCGGCGACTATACCGCCAGGGCCGCGGACTGGGCGGGCGTCGCCCTGAACCCGGGCGGAACGATCCGCAACCTGTCGATCACCGACACCGCCGGCGGTCTGGTGCTGACCCACGCCCTGACCGCGACCGGCAACCTGACGCTGGAGGCCAACGACCCGCTGACCAGCGCCTTCGCCTTGATCGCCGGCGGGGATGTCGAGGTCACGGCGGCGGGCGATGTCGACCTGGCCTCGGCTGCGGCCGGCGACGACATCACCATCAGGTCGACCGGCGGCAGGGCGGTCCTGCGCAGCGCCGACCTGACCGGCGCCGGCGCGGGACGCGACCTGAGCATCATCGCCGCCGGCGACGCGGTTCTGGGCGATCCCGACTATTCCGCGATCACCGCCGCCAACGTCTTCAGCCGCTCGGGCGGCGGCGCGGGCTCGGCCCGGATCAAGTCGGCGGGCGGCGCCGCCATCGCGCACCTCGACGCCAGCGAAGCGATCGATCTTCTGGAGGGAACGTCCGTCGACGTGACGATCGTCAACGGTCCGGGACGGTTCGGAACGCTGACGGCCCTCTCCGGCGACATCTATGCCGAGGTGCTGAACGGCGCGCTGACCGTCGGAACGGTCACGGCCTCTGTCGGCGACGTGGGGCTCTATGACAGCGGCGGCGACCTGACGATCACGGGGTCGGTCCACGGCGGCGGCCGGGTTCATATCGAGACCGACGGCCTGCTGGACGGAACCTTGGCCAGCCTGGTCTCCAGCGGCGGCGACTTGGAGCTGTTCGGCAAGGCCGTGGACCTCGGGCGCATCACAGCCGGCGGCGCGCTGGACGTTGTGGCCCTGGACGGTTCGGCGATGGTGCGGCTGGCCCAGGCCGGCCAGACCGTACAGGTCATCTCGTTGACCGGCGACGCCACCCTGCGCGCCGCCGAGGCGCCCGACGGCATCGCGGTGGTCGCGGATGGAAAGGCCACCTTCGGCGCCGACGACAAGGCGTCGATCACCGCCGCCAATTATGCCGTGAACGACGCCAGCTGCGCCTGCGGGCCGGGCCCGGGCGGGCTGCAGGTGATCTCCTTCAACGGCGACGCCGTGGTGAACGTCGACACGACCAGCAACGGCATCGCCGTGCTCGGCGCGAGCATCGGCGGCGCCGCCACGGCGGTGCAGAAGACCGGCGACCTTAAGATCGACGAGCTGGCCGGCCACAACATCGCGGTCGAGGTCATGGGCGGCGCGCTGGAGACGGGCTCGACCGTCAGCAGCGGCGGCGACTATACGATCACGGCCCAGGACTTCCGGGGCGACGCCCTGACGCCGACGCTGTTCTTCGGCGGGATCGGCGACGTGACCATCACCGACACCCTGGGCGACCTCGATCTCGGGGCCTCTGTCATCCATGCCGGCCGCAAGCTGACCATCATCGCCCAGGACGGCGCGGTCGTCGGCCTGGCCCAGTTGGACGCCGGGACGGGGATCGGCGACGGCGAGATCAGCGTGACGGGGCAGGGCGTCAGCCTCGACGCCGTCACGAGCGACGGGAAGGTGAGCCTGGACGGCGGGACCGGCCTGGTGAACGTCGCCACCCGCGTCACGGTCGCGGGCGACTACAGCCTGGCAGGCGGCGGCTTCTCGGCCGCCGCCCTGACGCCGCTGGGCGCGAAGGCCGGAACCTGGACGCTCACCGACAAGGTCGGCGACTTCGACTTCACGGGGACGCCGCTGCGCTACGGCGGCGACATCCTCCTGACCGTGATCGCCGGCGCGGCGATCGGCGGCGACATCGCCAGCGATACGGGCGACATTCGCGTGGCGGCCCAGGCGGGCCGGCTCGGCGCGTTGGACGCCGCCAACGGACAGGTTGTCGCGACCGCCGCGACGGGCGGCATGACCGTTGCCTCGGCCAGGGCTTCGGACCTGATCCAGATCTCGGCGGCCGCCGGCGGGGCCGGCCTGGGCGCGGCGATCCTGGAGGGCGTCGGGACGAACAGCCTGCGGGTCCAGTCGTCGAACGGCGACGTCGTCCTGGGGGCGGGGACGCCCGGCGCGATCACGCCGGCCAACGTCATCGCCTCGGCCGGCGCCGTCACGACGGTCGAGGCCAGGAGCTCGACCGGCAAGGTCGACATCAACCTCGACCGGACCAACGTGGCCCTGACCACCGTCGAGGGGCAGGGCGCGGTCAAGGTCGCGGTCGCCAACGGCGCGCTGACGATCGGCCAGCTCACGGCCGGCGCGGCGTCGCAGGTCCATGGCGGAGGGGATGTCCGCCTGGTTTCGGCCGCCGTGGCGGGCGACCTTTCGGTTCGCTCGGCGACCGGCAACCTGCGCTTCGGCGACGCGACGCCCGGCCGGGTGATCGCGGTCGGCGGAGCGCTGTCTCTGGAGGCCGCCGCCGACATCGCTCAGCAGGGCGTGCTGCGCGCCGACTCGCTGAGCGTCGCCGCGGGGACGGGCGTCGTTCTTCTGGGGGCCAACAGGGTGAATCATCTGGACGCGGTCACCGTCGGCGGCGGCGGATTCGCCTTCAATGACACGGTCGGCTTCGACATCCGGGGCCCGATCACCGCGGCCGGCCAGACGGTGGACCTCCGCTCCGCCGGAGCCATCGGCCAGGCCGCGGCCGGGATCGTCACCTCCCAGCGGCTGACCGGCTCGTCCGTGGGCGGCGCCGGGTTCGGGGCCCCCAACCAGGTGGTCCAGCTGGGCGACTTCACCAACACCGGCGGCCTGTTCAAACTGGTCAACGGGCGCGCCCTGGCCATCGACGGAACGGTGCGAAGCACGGGCAGCGTCGCGCTGACCTCGCACGGCGGCATGAGCTTCACGACCCTGGGCACGGTGACGGCCGACGGCGCGGGCGATGCGGTCATCCTCGCCTCCGACGGCATGTTCGCCAACGGGCGCGGGGCGGACGCCGTCGCCGCCACCAACGCCGGCGGCCGCTGGCTGATCTACACCCAGGCCGTGGGCTCCCCGACGGGCTCGACCGCCGGCAACAGCTTCAACGGCCTGGCAGGCAAGTCCTTCTACGGTTCGGCCTATGACTTCGGGACCGAGACCTTCGCTCTGACGCCCAACGCCGGCAATCGCTTCGTCTACGCCTACCGGCCGACTCTGACGGTGACGCCCAACAGCCTGGTGGTGACCTACAACGGCGGCATCCCCGCGGTTTCGGCGACGATCACCGGTCTCGTGAACGGCGATGCGGCGGCGGACGCCTGGTCGGGCGCGCCGACGGTCTCCGGCGCGACCAGCAAGAACGTCGGGACCTATGTCCTGACCGCCGCCGCCGGCAGCCTGGCGTCCGACCTCAACTACGCCTTCGCCTACGGGACCGGCACGCTGCGCATCGACGCCAAGACGATCACCGGTCTGCTGGATGCGAACGACAAGACCTATGACCGTACGACGGTCGCCACCGGTTCGATCGGCCTGACCGGCGTGGTGGCGGGCGACGACGTCTCCGCGGCGGGAACCTACGCCTTCGCGGACCGGAACGCGGGAGCCGGCAAGACGGTGACCGCCTCCGGCGTCACGCTTTCCGGCGCGGACGCGGGCAACTACATCCTCTCGCCGGTGGCCGCGGCCCAGGCCGACATCTTCAAGAAGGTCGTCACCGGCGTCCTGACCGCCAGCAACAAGATCTACGACGGATCCACGACGGCCACGGGCTCGATCGGATTGACCGGCGTCATCGCCGGCGATGTGGTTTCGGCCTCGGGCGCCTACGCCTTTGCCGACAGGAACGCCGGAGCCGGGAAGGTCGTGACGGTTTCGGGCGCCGCGCTGTCCGGCCTGGACGCCGGCAACTACGACCTGGGGCCCGTCGCGGCCGCCCTGGCCGATATCCTCCGCCGACAGGTGACGGTGACGGCGGACGACAGGTTCAAGATGTTCGGCGAGGTCGATCCGGCCCTGACCTATCGCGTCACGGTCGGCAGCCTGGTCGCCGGCGACGCCTTCTCCGGAGGCCTCGTCCGGGGCGTCGGGGAGACCCCCGGCGATTACGGGATCACGCGTGGGACGCTGGGCCTGTCGGCGAACTACGAGGTGACCTTCGTCGGCGCGGTGTTCACCATCGATCCGCTGCCGATGAAGGAGCAGGACGGTTCGGCCATTCTCAGGTCTCTCATCCAGTCGCCGGACTTCACCCTGGACTGGGACCCGGAACCCCATCTGAAGACGCAAGGGACGATCTGCCCCGACGAAGGCTGCGCGCCTTTGGCCGCCCTGGTTCAGCACGGCGTCGGCCAGTAG
- a CDS encoding M48 family metallopeptidase, giving the protein MGISLELGDALRPLPYHLRIVDHLKRSEPEVWRWASSFAVQEQHLEDMRARLLRETYRLTPESHPGVYAICGRVMAKLDITAPVTLYQAGAESMNAALVYLPGEVHVLFYGAVLEKLGEDELTALLGHELSHYRLWSLDGGDYHVASRILDHTLADPGAGASHVNTARLYGLYTEVYADRGAAFVAGQPGPSISTLVKVQTGIQTVDAAAYLAQARELEAGGQRLSEAHSHPETYLRAQAVDKWAQADDDLDDWLRGRLQGPLSMAKLDLIDQLALQGLTRKFIARFVEQEPMRSDLVMIQVKRYFPDWSDSEPMAELEAITPELADDSVRDYLGFVMLDLALADPDLRDHALLEAARIGRMLGRGEAFLEALKREGGLPKRDVDALARKLKAAA; this is encoded by the coding sequence ATGGGTATCAGTTTGGAACTTGGGGACGCCCTGCGCCCTCTGCCGTACCACCTGCGGATCGTCGACCATCTGAAGCGCTCCGAGCCCGAGGTCTGGCGCTGGGCCTCGTCGTTCGCCGTGCAGGAGCAGCATCTCGAGGACATGCGCGCTCGCCTGCTCCGCGAGACCTATCGGCTGACGCCCGAAAGCCACCCCGGCGTCTACGCCATCTGCGGCAGGGTGATGGCGAAGCTGGACATCACCGCCCCCGTCACCCTGTACCAGGCCGGCGCCGAGAGCATGAACGCCGCGCTCGTCTACCTGCCGGGCGAGGTCCATGTGCTGTTCTACGGCGCGGTGCTGGAGAAGCTGGGCGAGGACGAGCTGACCGCCCTGCTCGGGCATGAGCTGTCCCACTACCGGCTGTGGTCGCTGGATGGCGGCGACTACCATGTCGCTTCGCGGATCCTGGACCACACGCTCGCCGATCCGGGCGCCGGCGCCAGTCACGTCAACACCGCACGGCTCTATGGTCTCTACACCGAGGTCTATGCCGACCGCGGCGCGGCCTTCGTGGCCGGCCAGCCCGGGCCGTCGATCTCGACCCTGGTGAAGGTCCAGACAGGCATCCAGACGGTCGACGCCGCCGCCTATCTGGCCCAGGCTCGCGAGCTCGAGGCCGGCGGCCAGCGGCTGTCGGAAGCCCATTCCCACCCTGAGACCTATCTGCGCGCCCAAGCGGTCGACAAATGGGCCCAGGCCGATGACGACCTGGACGACTGGCTGCGCGGCCGCCTGCAGGGACCGCTGTCGATGGCCAAGCTGGACCTGATCGACCAGCTCGCGCTGCAGGGCCTGACCCGCAAGTTCATCGCCCGTTTCGTCGAGCAGGAGCCGATGCGCAGCGACCTGGTGATGATCCAGGTGAAGCGTTACTTCCCCGACTGGTCCGACAGCGAGCCGATGGCCGAGCTTGAGGCGATCACGCCGGAGCTCGCCGACGACAGCGTCCGCGACTACCTCGGCTTCGTGATGCTCGATCTGGCGCTCGCCGATCCGGACCTGCGGGACCATGCGCTGCTGGAGGCGGCGCGGATCGGCAGGATGCTCGGCCGCGGCGAGGCCTTCCTGGAGGCGCTGAAGCGCGAGGGCGGCCTGCCCAAGCGCGACGTCGACGCCCTGGCCCGCAAGCTGAAGGCGGCGGCATGA
- a CDS encoding mandelate racemase/muconate lactonizing enzyme family protein, with product MSTRDPIVRIDLYPLHVPFREEVRAALQGGSGKVAMSLNVDDHWLGGDFLICRMTTEGGVSGIGEAFVWLVESGVSPMLMADLIRDHLARFVLGRSAFDIEAINARFDDNVARNEMAKGVLDLALHDLAARSIGRPVHDLCGGRQIDKVPLCMVLPLAPVEIVCALARQGLAMGVRAFRCKLGDGIVQDVAIMAAMRELVGPEVALRVDYNQAYGPNQALAALEAIAPYGIDFAEQPVRADDFAGMARLQSQTRIPLMAHEGAFGLRDIYALAEMGAVRTFGLNAERPGGMSRALKAIDYAAARGLDVVLHNQPSGIGSAIVLHMHSARARDIRHATELQGHIMLEDDLILDRIVYEDGFGHVPTGPGWGVELDDAAVDRYLTHRPISITA from the coding sequence ATGAGCACGCGCGACCCGATCGTCCGCATCGACCTGTATCCGCTACATGTGCCGTTCCGCGAGGAGGTCCGCGCCGCGTTGCAGGGGGGCAGCGGCAAGGTGGCCATGAGCCTGAACGTCGACGACCACTGGCTGGGCGGCGACTTCCTGATCTGCCGGATGACCACCGAGGGCGGCGTCTCCGGGATCGGCGAGGCCTTCGTCTGGCTGGTCGAGAGCGGCGTCTCGCCGATGCTGATGGCCGACCTCATCCGCGACCACCTGGCGCGCTTCGTCCTGGGCCGTTCGGCCTTCGACATCGAGGCCATCAACGCCCGGTTCGACGACAACGTGGCCCGCAACGAGATGGCCAAGGGCGTGCTCGACCTGGCGCTGCACGACCTGGCCGCGCGCAGCATCGGACGGCCTGTGCACGACCTCTGCGGCGGACGTCAGATCGATAAGGTCCCGCTGTGCATGGTGCTGCCGCTGGCGCCGGTGGAGATCGTCTGCGCTCTGGCCCGGCAAGGCTTGGCGATGGGGGTCCGCGCCTTCCGCTGCAAGCTCGGCGACGGGATCGTCCAGGACGTGGCGATCATGGCGGCGATGCGCGAACTGGTCGGGCCGGAGGTCGCGCTGCGGGTCGACTACAACCAGGCGTACGGGCCGAACCAGGCCCTGGCGGCGCTCGAGGCGATCGCGCCCTACGGGATCGACTTCGCCGAACAGCCCGTCCGCGCCGACGACTTCGCCGGGATGGCCCGGTTGCAGTCCCAGACCCGCATCCCGCTGATGGCCCACGAGGGCGCCTTCGGTCTGCGCGACATCTATGCTCTTGCCGAGATGGGCGCGGTGCGGACCTTCGGCCTCAACGCCGAGCGGCCGGGCGGCATGAGCCGCGCGCTGAAGGCGATCGACTATGCGGCGGCGCGCGGCCTGGACGTCGTCCTGCACAACCAGCCGTCGGGGATCGGCAGCGCCATCGTCCTGCACATGCACTCGGCCCGCGCGCGCGACATCCGTCATGCGACGGAGCTGCAGGGCCACATCATGCTGGAGGACGACCTCATCCTGGATCGCATCGTCTACGAGGACGGGTTCGGTCATGTGCCGACGGGACCCGGCTGGGGCGTGGAGCTGGATGACGCCGCCGTCGACCGCTACCTCACACACAGGCCGATCAGCATCACGGCCTAG
- a CDS encoding ShlB/FhaC/HecB family hemolysin secretion/activation protein, translating to MSRAIGAAGVMACIGVSLFVAGSASAQVALPSRQELDPANAAPIAAAPRGELFKGVEAGACAFRDSDIKVTLTSVAFQGVTSGRLAISDEALASTYAEFLGREAPLSVICDIRDRVASLYLRRGVLASVVIPEQQVTGGRLTLAVVEARIASVNYHGDAGPAQKQVARFLDNLRGLAPFDLNVAQRYLLLASDVPGARIQSALRPSAAGDGALDLEIAISRDAIDGSIVAQNHGSKTVGRDLTLARLDLNGFTPFGDRTSILAYGTLSSDEQRVIQAAERFYLGGQGLTVDLSGSWGWTKPGDFLGPLELEGESFAGSIRLTYPLVRHRRHNLNMGMGLDWIDQKVEFGGGMATLTEDHLRVFFARLDGHYAPASLAANSVALTGVVEVRQGLSDLGASRRGDPAASRFLAKPDATVVRAEGEIGGRLAGPLVGKLNLAWQHTSDPLLSYEEYGVGNLTIGRGYDPSSASGDRAVSASVEFTTVPFPLFGGRGAWRPYAFYDGAQLTNLGIGAGKRSLSSAGVGLRAQLTSRVAVDLAWAKPFDDPYGAGAAPPSRVLISLSAVLF from the coding sequence ATGTCTCGCGCCATCGGGGCCGCGGGCGTGATGGCGTGTATCGGCGTCAGCCTGTTCGTCGCTGGTTCGGCGTCCGCCCAGGTCGCGCTGCCGTCGCGCCAGGAGCTGGACCCGGCCAACGCCGCGCCGATCGCCGCCGCGCCGCGGGGGGAGCTGTTCAAGGGCGTGGAGGCGGGAGCCTGCGCCTTCCGGGACAGCGACATCAAGGTCACGCTGACGTCGGTGGCGTTCCAGGGCGTGACCTCGGGCCGTCTGGCGATCTCGGACGAGGCCCTGGCGTCGACCTATGCCGAGTTCCTGGGCCGCGAGGCCCCGCTGAGCGTGATCTGCGACATCCGCGACCGGGTCGCGAGCCTGTATCTGCGGCGCGGGGTGCTGGCCAGCGTCGTCATCCCCGAGCAGCAGGTGACGGGCGGGCGCCTGACCCTGGCGGTGGTCGAGGCGCGGATCGCTTCGGTCAACTATCACGGCGACGCCGGTCCGGCTCAGAAGCAGGTCGCCCGCTTCCTCGACAACCTGCGCGGTCTGGCGCCGTTCGACCTCAACGTCGCCCAGCGCTACCTGCTGCTGGCGTCCGACGTGCCGGGCGCCCGCATCCAGTCGGCGCTGCGACCCTCGGCGGCGGGGGACGGCGCGCTCGACCTCGAGATCGCCATCTCCCGCGACGCGATCGACGGCTCGATCGTGGCCCAGAACCACGGCTCGAAGACCGTCGGCCGCGACCTGACCCTGGCGCGTCTCGACCTCAACGGCTTCACGCCGTTCGGGGACCGGACCTCCATCCTCGCCTACGGCACGCTGTCCAGCGACGAACAGCGCGTGATCCAGGCGGCCGAGCGGTTCTACCTGGGCGGCCAGGGCCTGACGGTCGATCTGTCGGGGTCCTGGGGCTGGACCAAGCCGGGCGACTTCCTCGGGCCGCTGGAGCTCGAGGGCGAGTCGTTCGCCGGCAGCATCCGCCTGACCTATCCGCTGGTCCGTCATCGCCGACACAACCTCAACATGGGCATGGGGCTGGACTGGATCGACCAGAAGGTCGAGTTCGGCGGCGGCATGGCCACGCTGACCGAGGATCATCTGCGGGTGTTCTTCGCGCGCCTGGACGGTCACTACGCCCCGGCGAGCCTGGCGGCCAACTCGGTGGCCCTGACCGGCGTCGTGGAGGTGAGGCAAGGTCTCAGCGACCTCGGCGCGAGCCGCCGCGGCGACCCCGCCGCGTCCCGCTTCCTGGCCAAGCCGGACGCCACCGTGGTGCGGGCCGAGGGCGAGATCGGCGGACGTCTGGCCGGTCCGCTGGTCGGCAAGCTGAACCTCGCCTGGCAGCATACCAGCGACCCCCTGCTGTCCTACGAGGAGTACGGAGTCGGCAACCTGACGATCGGACGCGGCTATGACCCGTCGTCGGCGTCCGGCGACCGGGCGGTTTCAGCCTCGGTCGAGTTCACCACCGTTCCGTTCCCGCTGTTCGGCGGACGCGGCGCCTGGCGGCCCTACGCCTTCTACGACGGCGCCCAACTGACCAATCTCGGGATCGGCGCCGGCAAGCGCAGCCTCAGTTCGGCCGGCGTCGGCCTGCGGGCGCAGCTGACCTCGCGCGTCGCGGTCGACCTGGCCTGGGCCAAGCCGTTCGATGATCCCTACGGGGCCGGCGCGGCGCCGCCCTCGCGCGTGCTGATCTCGTTGTCCGCCGTCCTGTTCTAA